From Estrella lausannensis, one genomic window encodes:
- a CDS encoding iron-sulfur cluster assembly accessory protein: MSCSNKKEMGSCSTSRQTSSCSTQSSDKVIEKPIIHREMTIEEILGSYPSKAQKLAQELTQAGLHCVGCQAATWETLEAGMLGHGMSESSIDALVHRLNKVIQEESDPNSITLTKRAASKYLEILEEDGKQGYGLRLAERMAGCSGFEYALDYSEKAQADDQAFLSQGIEIHVNKKMVPRLIGTEIDYIDGLQGSGFKISNPNVRSSCGCGSSHGY; encoded by the coding sequence ATGTCATGTTCAAACAAAAAAGAGATGGGTTCTTGCTCGACCTCCAGGCAGACAAGCTCCTGCTCGACACAATCGAGCGACAAAGTGATTGAAAAACCGATCATCCACCGCGAGATGACGATCGAAGAGATTTTAGGCTCCTACCCAAGCAAAGCACAGAAGCTGGCGCAAGAGCTAACGCAGGCCGGCCTTCATTGCGTAGGCTGCCAGGCAGCAACTTGGGAGACCTTGGAAGCAGGCATGCTCGGACACGGCATGAGCGAGAGCTCGATCGACGCTTTAGTCCACCGCCTGAACAAGGTAATTCAGGAAGAGAGCGATCCGAACAGCATCACGCTGACTAAGCGCGCTGCTTCGAAATATCTGGAAATTCTGGAAGAAGATGGTAAGCAAGGCTATGGCCTTCGCCTTGCCGAGAGAATGGCCGGATGCAGCGGTTTTGAGTACGCGTTGGATTATTCTGAGAAAGCGCAAGCCGATGACCAGGCGTTTCTTTCACAAGGCATCGAGATCCACGTGAACAAGAAGATGGTTCCGCGTCTGATCGGGACAGAGATCGACTACATCGACGGCCTACAAGGCTCGGGCTTTAAGATCTCCAACCCGAATGTACGCTCCTCCTGCGGCTGCGGCTCTTCCCACGGCTATTAA
- a CDS encoding 2Fe-2S iron-sulfur cluster-binding protein: protein MAKLIFEHNGDETDLPDGCPIAEACEEAGVPFACTEGVCGTCVIEVKEGMENLSAPTQEEEDFLGDGTSKERLACQCKIKGGCVRVTF from the coding sequence ATGGCGAAGTTAATTTTTGAACATAACGGCGATGAAACTGATTTGCCGGACGGCTGTCCTATTGCCGAAGCTTGCGAAGAGGCAGGAGTGCCTTTTGCCTGTACAGAAGGCGTTTGCGGCACTTGTGTCATCGAAGTGAAAGAAGGGATGGAAAACCTCTCCGCTCCCACGCAAGAAGAAGAGGATTTTTTAGGAGACGGCACTTCAAAGGAACGCCTCGCTTGCCAGTGCAAAATTAAGGGCGGATGCGTTAGAGTCACGTTTTAA
- a CDS encoding RasGEF domain-containing protein, whose product MDPHLSPRDHGELPTDYQIPQGKTNIEESKRTYTVKSPQSSANAAIEKVATVEKGFFSRVGTTLEKAGGKLIKKGGQAAAHVKIYGTSLIKAVKNYFALHKSSDTGFKEYFKVALQAEKANRLSNSIQLISAEKEQFSTKMEFIKGKFQSHVTDMHLLKSGNIPLVGEAKIDGIREDLELGITYLTTLAKEAKSSGNPLEEALFKTMAETIEGDLKFINSLEKDNWGNYRVKKGVELLKARNNLDAANKELTSLQKLTSIPLENLSPAELGELRQRLSEGVHLASAHVMEISASYDTIRGGLEDAEIRSRLDGLKEALQELRGKVFTIETKMLGAEWKQSEHKKVLEKWVKGASGQKEQTDENRQKELMGQAMELKIFIDKAESLIEKGEQHFPGYSPAMQELQSMRKEAKDHLKSIQEEHYAIGAGELLESFEGSIKPFFEGLQEDIGHLYSLTPSHVDKLEASIQGFVKKMDAKLSALTLMNPKAVENDPVLGEIADMKDSMQSALKEIESYRLSDIAHEWIAELFQNEEPSKLDLDIALYSGKIHSGVLSEYSAIDMNLKGLDAEALGRLKTQLTDIKERLEKDLTALEGAIDAKESAHEPINADVNDDVASIREAFHAIVSDLQDVKNAIELDSMTKEMIQHQEAAAQVLKGKELSSRDIKQTFLAWRTFKEKAEGFNKTLQEGAMTSEFLTHLETTESKFISLAEVVVKSMNQAILREADSLLAASSIEEYTAGDVEKLEKCVEKLRGASLFFEEVNNTLEGIFDASHPLAKESALLTEKSDALQGKMDLIAGEVVHGQLKKGMFEILDSSVGFSKLKAASFDSAREKMIAFDVWIKKAEERSASYALLIKDLSAKREVIDDFTPALASLTFMIDEAKMLRAEAFRVESSALFHGAVRSIESDPLFQKGLKLVNDARSSLAKTADMPFSEQEKFSFLQKESVEELMHDLGVLIPQLEGGVAALKGLEEEMNKHGLSLSAEESQKKCSLEEELGNAKAALHRLNSLRPPQGDNECYTDAAKTMGKEGRRIADKKTTGGRNVIILERQIQRLIDDPKLVMTEKAGQLIVDKKEGLSGVYALKKHLKVFEEIAKKCATPKEFSDEGYSSDSPVGLSAFEEADLQRIQGLLPKIESLEWIGHVGAKHPEAVEELKQAFRELSTEVDRALGRLAERRVQESIDKIKECRAANFSSSDGELHVRGDVNALDLSAALLIIKRMTERDPLMKKAYSSLPAKDQEEITAIKALLEKGLNEAYMAGKPKAESFHHLMLSLSLNPKTAIGQGQEEFATFDSMHLGLMNYDGLKKKPHLLFEAIKDAAVLGTMTDEGRKDLFRFVLKFYDGGLYSKAIQDPQVTAAVLYMAEYAKANGDSELVHLGNRIENAALREATPTENKGAPEVKAESPGASEVLDKVRKKGLDSKRKEQAEHFAEALRARRQEMIHDMDFSDLWQIKVGENPFWVGSVGKMIAESTNLSHFATLEILKGNKAKERANTLEFFIEVAYQLVQKGDYDSAQAIMGGAIKSTAVLRQKKTFSLVSDSAMEKYRELDTLFSPEKNSKNYNDAIRQRINAGQPVIPYLGTSLTMITFLGSRPDMSKTAPGQINQSKAKKGGEILSVFEEAKKSKVPSSLNIGGLGAMLDGFPAERDAAVKASKKGGFDDYTYHLSLEKEPKGQEPAVSLTKKAKALLPGLKKGKTEGAVKPTKSKAAKPVKPKKVPPELSGVADLMKQINEQAGGKFASFVGPWNDSREMLAKLHALSGSTPDATVSLSIGGKEIPVPLKDFIAGQGADFVGQKIQSAVDQAKRVETDPMSVIEEYRTKYAKEGKTASDMDLTKAFGALFLSAQAFNQEACKLIDKMLTQAMNDKMVALALFDVEAGDELRPEQAAWNKKVQEKLTALGHETWVQERLHINQQITTILRKQGSNLDAPLLKGLLAEVGAFIKKWEGMSSAENQAALAKVREEMGPPLPRFFVNNHPDYPGLIFDQDAAQANLAGLKDEAAKEGIKSDDKEALKAFVESKGFKLDPSGSVAWKTPSEEAINKALSWKHLLQGQ is encoded by the coding sequence TCGGGCAATCCTCTGGAAGAGGCACTCTTCAAAACGATGGCGGAGACCATTGAAGGTGACTTGAAATTCATCAATTCCCTTGAAAAGGACAACTGGGGCAATTACAGGGTAAAAAAGGGTGTCGAGCTGCTAAAGGCGAGGAATAATCTGGATGCGGCAAATAAGGAACTTACTTCGCTACAGAAGCTAACATCCATACCGCTCGAAAACCTGTCGCCGGCAGAGCTTGGCGAATTGAGGCAAAGGCTCTCTGAAGGAGTCCACCTCGCCTCGGCGCATGTCATGGAGATCAGCGCCTCCTATGACACGATCAGAGGCGGCTTGGAAGACGCGGAAATTCGCTCCCGGCTCGATGGTTTAAAAGAGGCGCTGCAAGAGCTAAGAGGCAAAGTATTTACGATAGAAACGAAGATGCTTGGAGCTGAATGGAAGCAGTCCGAGCACAAAAAAGTCCTTGAAAAATGGGTTAAAGGAGCGTCCGGGCAGAAGGAACAGACAGACGAAAACAGGCAAAAGGAGCTGATGGGGCAAGCGATGGAGCTTAAGATCTTCATCGATAAGGCGGAGAGTTTAATTGAGAAGGGAGAGCAGCATTTTCCAGGGTATAGCCCAGCAATGCAAGAGCTGCAATCAATGAGAAAGGAGGCGAAAGATCACTTGAAGAGCATCCAGGAGGAGCATTATGCCATCGGGGCAGGTGAGCTGCTGGAGAGTTTTGAGGGTAGCATCAAGCCTTTTTTTGAAGGGTTGCAGGAAGATATCGGTCATCTCTACAGCTTAACTCCCTCCCATGTCGACAAGTTGGAAGCCTCCATCCAGGGGTTCGTAAAGAAAATGGATGCCAAGCTAAGCGCGCTCACCTTGATGAACCCCAAGGCAGTGGAGAATGATCCGGTCTTAGGCGAGATTGCTGACATGAAAGACTCTATGCAAAGCGCCCTAAAAGAAATCGAGAGTTATCGCTTGAGCGATATCGCCCATGAGTGGATTGCCGAGCTTTTCCAAAACGAGGAACCCTCGAAGCTGGATCTCGACATCGCGCTTTATAGCGGAAAAATCCACTCCGGTGTTTTGAGTGAGTATAGCGCGATTGATATGAACCTGAAAGGACTCGATGCAGAGGCCCTTGGACGGCTGAAAACCCAGCTGACAGACATCAAAGAGCGCCTTGAAAAAGACCTCACAGCTCTTGAAGGAGCGATTGATGCCAAGGAATCTGCCCATGAACCCATCAATGCCGATGTCAATGACGACGTAGCCTCTATCCGGGAGGCGTTCCACGCCATCGTTTCTGACCTTCAGGACGTCAAGAACGCTATCGAGCTGGACTCGATGACTAAAGAGATGATTCAGCATCAGGAGGCAGCGGCACAAGTGCTAAAGGGAAAAGAGCTTTCATCACGGGATATCAAACAGACCTTCCTTGCCTGGCGCACTTTCAAAGAAAAGGCCGAAGGCTTCAACAAAACCTTACAAGAAGGGGCGATGACTTCAGAGTTTCTCACCCACTTGGAGACAACGGAATCAAAATTCATTTCCTTGGCCGAAGTCGTCGTTAAATCGATGAATCAAGCGATTCTCCGAGAAGCCGATTCCTTGCTGGCCGCTTCCTCGATCGAAGAGTACACCGCCGGCGATGTCGAAAAACTGGAAAAGTGCGTTGAAAAACTGCGCGGGGCGTCTCTCTTCTTCGAGGAGGTCAACAACACTTTGGAGGGTATTTTTGATGCCAGCCACCCTCTCGCGAAAGAGAGCGCTCTCCTTACTGAGAAGAGCGATGCGTTGCAGGGTAAAATGGATTTGATCGCAGGCGAGGTTGTCCATGGCCAATTGAAAAAGGGAATGTTTGAGATCCTCGATAGCTCCGTCGGATTCTCCAAGCTAAAAGCAGCCTCTTTTGATTCGGCACGAGAAAAGATGATCGCTTTCGATGTTTGGATTAAGAAGGCTGAAGAGAGGAGCGCCTCTTATGCTCTCTTGATCAAAGATTTGTCAGCGAAAAGAGAGGTGATCGATGATTTTACTCCTGCGCTTGCCAGCTTGACGTTCATGATCGATGAGGCGAAGATGTTAAGAGCGGAGGCTTTTCGTGTAGAGTCTTCGGCACTCTTCCATGGGGCAGTGCGGAGCATTGAGTCCGATCCCCTCTTTCAAAAGGGCCTGAAACTTGTCAATGACGCTCGGAGCTCTCTTGCTAAGACTGCTGATATGCCCTTCAGTGAACAGGAGAAGTTTTCCTTTCTCCAAAAGGAATCTGTCGAGGAGTTGATGCATGATCTTGGGGTGCTCATTCCACAGCTTGAGGGTGGCGTGGCAGCGCTTAAAGGGCTGGAAGAGGAGATGAATAAGCATGGGCTTTCACTCAGTGCGGAGGAGTCTCAAAAAAAATGCAGCCTGGAAGAGGAGCTCGGCAATGCAAAAGCCGCCCTGCACCGACTGAATTCCCTGCGACCTCCTCAAGGAGATAATGAGTGCTATACCGATGCGGCCAAGACGATGGGAAAAGAGGGACGAAGGATTGCCGACAAGAAAACAACAGGCGGCAGGAACGTAATTATCCTTGAGCGACAGATCCAGCGGCTGATCGATGACCCCAAGTTGGTAATGACAGAGAAGGCGGGGCAGTTGATTGTCGACAAAAAAGAGGGACTAAGCGGCGTTTACGCCCTTAAAAAACACCTGAAAGTATTTGAAGAGATAGCTAAAAAGTGCGCCACACCCAAAGAGTTTTCTGATGAAGGCTACTCTTCCGACTCCCCTGTCGGCTTAAGCGCTTTTGAAGAAGCGGATCTCCAACGGATCCAAGGGCTTCTACCTAAAATCGAGAGCCTTGAGTGGATCGGCCACGTCGGCGCCAAGCATCCCGAAGCGGTGGAGGAACTCAAGCAAGCATTTCGGGAGCTTTCCACGGAAGTCGACCGGGCGCTTGGACGTCTGGCTGAGAGAAGAGTCCAAGAGTCTATCGATAAGATAAAGGAGTGCCGGGCGGCAAACTTCTCCTCTTCCGACGGAGAACTCCATGTCAGGGGCGATGTGAATGCTTTAGACCTCTCCGCTGCGCTCCTGATAATCAAGAGGATGACAGAGAGAGACCCGTTGATGAAAAAGGCATACTCCTCTCTTCCCGCTAAAGATCAGGAGGAGATCACGGCGATCAAAGCCCTGCTTGAGAAAGGTCTGAACGAGGCCTACATGGCTGGCAAGCCCAAGGCGGAGAGCTTCCATCATTTGATGCTGAGCCTCTCACTCAATCCTAAAACAGCTATTGGACAAGGCCAAGAGGAGTTCGCCACTTTCGATTCAATGCATCTTGGCCTGATGAACTATGACGGGCTTAAAAAGAAACCGCATCTTCTTTTTGAAGCGATCAAAGATGCGGCGGTTTTAGGGACGATGACCGATGAAGGCAGAAAGGATCTGTTCCGCTTCGTTTTGAAGTTTTACGATGGCGGCCTCTATTCCAAGGCCATCCAAGACCCTCAGGTGACGGCCGCTGTCCTTTATATGGCCGAATACGCCAAGGCTAACGGCGACAGCGAGCTTGTGCACCTCGGCAATAGGATCGAAAACGCCGCCCTGCGCGAGGCAACCCCTACCGAGAATAAGGGCGCTCCAGAAGTGAAAGCTGAATCTCCCGGTGCCTCTGAAGTTCTTGATAAAGTGCGAAAGAAGGGCCTTGACAGCAAGCGCAAGGAACAGGCCGAACACTTTGCCGAAGCGCTTAGGGCAAGGCGGCAGGAGATGATCCACGACATGGACTTCTCCGATTTGTGGCAGATCAAAGTGGGTGAAAACCCTTTCTGGGTGGGCTCTGTCGGCAAGATGATAGCCGAGTCAACCAACCTGTCTCATTTCGCGACACTTGAGATTTTAAAAGGCAATAAAGCCAAAGAACGTGCCAACACTCTTGAATTCTTTATCGAAGTTGCCTACCAACTGGTACAGAAGGGAGACTATGACAGCGCACAGGCAATCATGGGCGGGGCGATCAAGTCAACCGCTGTACTACGCCAGAAAAAGACATTTTCTCTCGTCAGCGACAGCGCAATGGAGAAATACCGCGAGCTAGATACTCTATTTAGCCCTGAGAAAAACAGTAAGAACTACAACGATGCCATCCGCCAGCGCATCAATGCCGGGCAGCCGGTAATCCCCTACCTTGGCACCTCTCTGACGATGATCACATTTTTAGGGTCGCGACCCGATATGAGCAAAACAGCTCCCGGCCAGATCAACCAGAGCAAGGCAAAAAAGGGAGGAGAGATTCTTTCTGTTTTCGAGGAAGCCAAAAAGAGCAAGGTGCCTTCCAGCCTGAACATAGGAGGACTCGGTGCGATGTTAGATGGGTTTCCCGCAGAGAGGGATGCCGCTGTCAAAGCCAGTAAAAAAGGCGGTTTTGACGACTACACCTACCACCTCTCCTTAGAGAAAGAACCTAAAGGCCAAGAGCCGGCAGTCTCCCTCACGAAAAAAGCCAAAGCGCTGCTTCCCGGACTCAAAAAAGGCAAAACAGAAGGCGCTGTCAAACCGACCAAGTCCAAAGCGGCTAAACCTGTCAAACCGAAAAAGGTGCCTCCCGAACTTAGCGGGGTCGCCGATCTCATGAAGCAGATCAATGAACAGGCAGGCGGAAAGTTCGCGAGCTTCGTCGGCCCGTGGAACGATAGTCGGGAGATGCTCGCCAAACTGCATGCGCTTTCGGGATCTACGCCAGATGCCACCGTCAGTCTTTCTATCGGAGGCAAAGAGATTCCGGTTCCACTGAAAGATTTTATCGCAGGTCAAGGCGCCGATTTTGTCGGACAAAAAATCCAGTCGGCTGTGGATCAGGCCAAGAGGGTGGAGACGGACCCGATGAGCGTTATCGAAGAGTACAGGACCAAATACGCCAAAGAGGGAAAAACAGCCTCTGACATGGATCTGACAAAAGCCTTTGGCGCCCTCTTCCTTTCTGCACAGGCTTTCAACCAAGAAGCGTGCAAGTTGATCGATAAGATGCTGACTCAGGCGATGAATGATAAAATGGTAGCACTTGCCCTGTTTGATGTAGAGGCCGGTGATGAGCTGAGGCCGGAGCAAGCGGCCTGGAACAAGAAGGTGCAAGAGAAGCTGACAGCTCTCGGCCACGAAACCTGGGTTCAAGAACGCCTCCATATCAATCAACAGATCACCACCATCTTGCGAAAACAAGGTTCCAATCTCGACGCCCCCCTTCTTAAAGGACTCCTGGCAGAGGTCGGGGCGTTCATCAAGAAATGGGAAGGAATGTCCTCTGCCGAAAATCAGGCGGCTCTTGCGAAGGTGCGGGAAGAAATGGGTCCTCCCCTGCCCCGCTTCTTCGTCAACAATCACCCCGACTATCCGGGGCTGATCTTTGACCAGGACGCAGCGCAGGCCAATTTAGCCGGCCTCAAAGACGAGGCAGCTAAGGAGGGCATCAAATCGGACGACAAGGAGGCTCTCAAAGCCTTCGTAGAAAGTAAGGGCTTTAAGCTTGACCCCTCCGGCTCGGTAGCCTGGAAAACGCCCTCCGAGGAAGCCATCAACAAAGCGCTCTCCTGGAAACACCTACTCCAAGGACAATAA